The genomic DNA ATAGCGACGCCAGTTGTCTTGTCCGACCAGGCGGACGCTGTCGTGCTGCTGGCGATACTCTTCGGTCGCCCAACGGTCGTAACTGGCCAGCGCCGTCTGCAAGCGATCGATCACCGATTCGGTCGCATCCTCGCCGCCGCAGCGCTCGATCAGCGCGGACGCTTCGGGCGTCTTCAAGTTCTCGCGCATCGACTGCAATGCCGGCAGTTCGAAGCGATGCGCATTGAACATCTGCGGATGATCGATCTGGTCGCGCAGCTTCATCAGCGACGCGACGTAGTGCGGGCCTCCCGCTTTGATTCCCGGACCGAACGCACTTTTGCCCAGTCCGCCAAAGGGTTGCCGCAAGACGATCGCGCCGGTCGTCGAGCGATTGATGTAGAGGTTGCCGGCTTGGATCTGTTCTCGCCACAGTTCTTGTTCGCGATCGTCCAAGCTCTCCAGCCCGCTGGTCAAACCGAATCCTGTCGCGTTGACGATGCGGATCGCTTGCTCCAATTTGCGAAACGGCATCACGCCCAGCACCGGGCCAAACAGTTCGGTCATGTGGGTGAAGCTGTCCGGTTGGACATTCCATTTGATCCCGGGGCGATAGAGATTCGGATTGTCATCGCACGGTTCGGGCATCACCAACCAGGACTCTCCTGGTTCGAGCTCCTTGAGCCCGCGAGCCAGTTCGCCGCTGGGCGGTCGGATCAGCGGACCGACTCGCGTTTGCAGTTCCCACGGCGTTCCGACGATCAAGCTTTTACAAGCGTCGGCTAACATCTCGCGAAACGATTCGTCTTCAAAGACTTCATCTTCGAGCAGCAGCAGCGAAGTCGCACTGCACTTCTGACCGCTGTGACCGAAGGCCGATTGCAAAACGTGTTTGATCGCCAGTTCGCGGTCGGACAATCCGGTCACGATCGTCGCGTTTTTGCCTCCCGTCTCGGCGGCCAGTGCGAGGTCGGGGCGAATCCGCAACATCGACTCGGCGGTTTCGGTCCCACCGGTCAAGATCACGATGTCGACCTCGGGGTTCTCGACCAGCCGGCGGCCTGCATCGCTGCCGCGGCAGGGAACCAATTGCAACGCCTCACGCGGCACGCCCGCGTCCCAGAACGCTTGGCACAAAAGATAGGCCGGCAGGACCGTTTCGGATGCCGGTTTCAGCAGCACCGTGCTTCCTGCCGCCAGCGCCGCCGCGACGCCACCGCAGGGGATCGCGATCGGAAAGTTCCACGGACTGATCACCGCGACCACGCCGACGCCCGACGCCTGAACTTGCGGCGATTGATACGCTTGGTCGGCGCACAGGCTGTAGAACTCGATAAAGTCGATCGCCTCGCTGACCTCGGGATCGCTTTCAGCCAGCGTCTTGCCGCCGTCGATCAGCGCCGCCGCCAACAGATCGCCACGCCGCATGCGAAGCAATTGCGCCGCATCGCGCAAGGTGGCGCAGCGGGCTTCCGATGACATCGATCTCCAGTTGCGAGGATCTTGCCTGGCGCACGCGATTGCCGCATCGATGTCGTCGCTTGTCGCCATCGCATACCGGCAAGCGATCTTGCCGGGGCGCGACGGATCGCGACTTTCGGCGATCTCCCGCGCGTCGGTCACTTCGCGACCGGCGATCGAGAGCGGGATCCGCGTCGCCGCCTCGTCGCAGCGATCGCGCCACGACGCCAACAATTCCTGAGCCCAGCGGCTGTTCTGAGGCAACGACCAGTCGGTGTTCGGTTCGTTGATGAACTCCTGCCACGTCTCGCCCACCTCCGGCCTCTCGGGCACTTGGCTTCGATCCTGCTGGCGACGCGGCTTGGTCGAGACCGAATCGATCGCCACCAGCGACGCCCGAAATCCGTCGGCCAGCGTCCGCCACGCCTCGGTGCCGGGTTGAAGTTGGAACGCATGGCGGAGGAAGTTTTCCTGCCCCGTGTTTTCGTCCAGCCGGCGGATCAGATAACCGATCGCGTTGAGGAAGTCGGTTTGTTCGCAAGCCGGCGCGTACAACAGCATGCTGCCGGTCAGTTCCAGCAGCGCGCGGCGCTGCTGGTTCGCCATCCCTTCGAGCATCTCAAACTGCACGCGCTGCAGCGCATCGGCTTCGGTCGCCCAGATCGCAGCCAAGGCGATGTCGAACAGGTTGTGCGACGCCACGCCCAATCGCAACGCGGCGGAGTTCTCCGGAGCCAGGATCGTGCGGATCATGCGTTTGTAGTTGGCGTCGGTTTCGTGCTTTGTTGTGTAGGGAGCTTGCGGCCAACCTTCGATCGACGCTTCGACGCGTTCCATCTCCATGTTCGCTCCTTTGACCACGCGGATCGTCAACGGCAGGCCACCGGCGGCGGTTCGTCGCTGCGCCCACTGAGCCAGATCCTGCAAGACGTCAAACGAATCGGGGATATACGATTGCAACGCGATCCCGGCGCGGACCTGCGACAGTTCGGGGCGATCGAGCGTCCGCTTGAGCACGTCGACGGTTAGATGGAGGTCGCGATATTCCTCCATGTCCAGATAGACAAACTTGCTGGTCTGCGTCCCGTCGCGACGCTGGAAGGTCTGCCGCATCGCGGCGCGGTAGAGCAGTTCCAGTCGGTCGGCGATCACGCTTTCGGTGTGCGATCGGGCTAGCGTGGAGATCTGCGAATAGATCGTCGAAACCTTGACCGAGATGCATTCGATCTCGGGCATCTGCAGCGCGGCGAGGTACTTTTTCAGCCGCTGCCGCGTTTCGCCTTCGCCCAGCAACGCCTCGCCCAACAGGCAGACGTTCATCCGAATCCCTTCGCGTTGCCGCTCGCGAAGATGCTTTTCCAGCACCTCCTTCTCCGCCGGCAAGATCACGTTGGCCGTCTCGTGCCGCATTTTGTCTTTGACCATCGGGACGGCGACGCCGGGCAGGTAGCCGCCGAAGGTTTGGAAGCCGCGCAGCAGCGTGCGGTCCAGCGGGCTGAAGAATCGCGGCACGCCTTGAACGTCCAGGATGTGCGTCAATTGGTCGGCAACGCGCTGCGGCACGTCGGTTCGGAACGCTTGATCGGTCATCTCGATAAGTGTCGCTTTATCCTCGTGATGTCCGATCATGCGATCGAGTTCGGATTGCTGGCGACGCTCGGCGGGCGTTAACAGTTGTTGCGATCGCTGCAACAGTTGTTTCGCCAAGGCGATCGCGCGCGCTGCGTCGCGCTGCCATCCGGTCAGTCCGGAGGCCGCCGATTCGGTGGCGGCAACGGCCTCGTTGAGGTTGAGGAAAGGGGACGCTTCCGCGGCTGGGTCCGAAGCTGATGATGACACGGTGTCGATTCTCCGTTTAGAATTGTTAGATGCCAACAAACCAACCCGTCGAACTGCCGCTGCCCGTGCAACCGATGACCCGCTTAGGGGAACAACGGTCGCGAACGCGGAGCGCTTACAACCAAGCATCGGTCGGGCTCGCTTACGGACGCCACGCCGGACCGGTTCCGGGAGACGCGCGGCAAGCGGCTGTCCTTATCATGTTGGCATGGGACGGGGCGCAATGGAACCTACCGCTGACCAAACGCCCGACCAGCCTGCGACATCACGGCGGGCAGATCTGTTTCCCCGGCGGCCGCTTGGAAGCGGGTGAATCGGCGGTGGAGGCGGCGGTTCGCGAGTTCGACGAGGAACTGGGGATCGTCCCGGACGATTTGCAGATCCTGGGGCGGTTGTCGACGATGCATGTCTACGCCAGCCATAACGTCGTCACGCCGATCGTTGCGACGACGCGGCAGACGATGCAATTCCGGCTGGATCCGGTGGAGGTCGCCCAGGCGATCATGCTCCCCTGGGACGCGTTGACCGATGAATCGCGTTGGACGATGCGGAGTATGCAGCGGCCGATCTTTCGCAACCGCGAGGTTGTCGATTCGTTTACGTTCCGATATCGGGCGCTGCAATTTGGCGAGCACCTGATCTGGGGAGCGACCGCGATGATGCTGGCCGAACTGTGCCAGGTCGGTTACCGGTAACGCGGGGGCAGCGGGAACGCCGACTTTGCTCGATTGTGGCCCTCCCCGAGTCGCACTTCGGCGATTAGGATAACGGACAGCAATCGTTCTTTTGCCCGATTTCACCTCGGTTAACCCTGCCATGTTCGAAACGATCCAAACCGCGCCTCCCGACTCGATCCTTGGTCTCTCGGAAGCATTCCAAAAAGATCCCAATCCCGCCAAGATCAACCTCAGCGTTGGTGTATATAAGGATACGTCGGGACAAACGCCCGTCTTGCGGTGCGTTAAACAGGCTGAAGAAACGCTGCTGAAGACCGAAACGACCAAGGGTTATCTGGGTATCGATGGCTTGCCGGAGTATCGCCAGCACGTCCATGGATTGGTATTTGGCGAACAAGTTCCCGCGTCGCAAGTCGCCGTTGTGCAGACACCGGGCGGAACGGGTGCGCTGCGCGTCGCGGCCGACTTTATCGCCACGCAACTACGCCCCGCCCGCGTCTGGCTGTCGAACCCAACCTGGGCTAACCACAATGCCATTTTTGCGGCGGCCGGAGTGCAGGTGGAGACCTACAGCTACCTCAACGCCGAAAAGACCGGGCTTGATTTCGACAGCATGCTGGACGACCTGAAGACGAAATCGCACAACGGGGACGTCGTCCTGCTGCACGCCTGCTGCCACAACCCGACGGGGGTTGATCCGACAGCCGAACAATGGGCTCAGATAGCCGAAGTCGTACGCGAGCGTGGCCTGCTGCCATTGGTCGATTTCGCCTACCAAGGCTTCGGCCAAGGGATCACCGAAGACGCCGTTGGCATTCGCACGCTGCTGGAAACTTGCGACGAGATGTTGGTCGCTAGCTCCTTCTCAAAAAACTTTGGGCTCTACAGCGAACGCGTCGGCGGACTGTCTTTGGTCGCGAAAAACCCCGAAGAAGCCACCGCGGCAATGAGCCAGCTGAAGTGCATCGTCCGCACGAACTACAGCAACCCGCCGCGTCATGGGGGAGCGATCGTTGCGACGGTCTTGGGCAATCCGGAACTGACTGCAACCTGGCACGAAGAGGTCGCCGAGATGCGGGACCGGATCGCTGCGATGCGTAGCCAGTTTGTGACGCAGATGCACCAGCGGCAGAGCAAGCGGGACTTTTCGTTCCTGCTGTCGCAGAGCGGCATGTTCTCGTTCAGCGGTCTGAACCCGATGCAGGTCGACCAGTTGCGGAACGAATACGC from Rosistilla carotiformis includes the following:
- a CDS encoding proline dehydrogenase family protein — translated: MSSSASDPAAEASPFLNLNEAVAATESAASGLTGWQRDAARAIALAKQLLQRSQQLLTPAERRQQSELDRMIGHHEDKATLIEMTDQAFRTDVPQRVADQLTHILDVQGVPRFFSPLDRTLLRGFQTFGGYLPGVAVPMVKDKMRHETANVILPAEKEVLEKHLRERQREGIRMNVCLLGEALLGEGETRQRLKKYLAALQMPEIECISVKVSTIYSQISTLARSHTESVIADRLELLYRAAMRQTFQRRDGTQTSKFVYLDMEEYRDLHLTVDVLKRTLDRPELSQVRAGIALQSYIPDSFDVLQDLAQWAQRRTAAGGLPLTIRVVKGANMEMERVEASIEGWPQAPYTTKHETDANYKRMIRTILAPENSAALRLGVASHNLFDIALAAIWATEADALQRVQFEMLEGMANQQRRALLELTGSMLLYAPACEQTDFLNAIGYLIRRLDENTGQENFLRHAFQLQPGTEAWRTLADGFRASLVAIDSVSTKPRRQQDRSQVPERPEVGETWQEFINEPNTDWSLPQNSRWAQELLASWRDRCDEAATRIPLSIAGREVTDAREIAESRDPSRPGKIACRYAMATSDDIDAAIACARQDPRNWRSMSSEARCATLRDAAQLLRMRRGDLLAAALIDGGKTLAESDPEVSEAIDFIEFYSLCADQAYQSPQVQASGVGVVAVISPWNFPIAIPCGGVAAALAAGSTVLLKPASETVLPAYLLCQAFWDAGVPREALQLVPCRGSDAGRRLVENPEVDIVILTGGTETAESMLRIRPDLALAAETGGKNATIVTGLSDRELAIKHVLQSAFGHSGQKCSATSLLLLEDEVFEDESFREMLADACKSLIVGTPWELQTRVGPLIRPPSGELARGLKELEPGESWLVMPEPCDDNPNLYRPGIKWNVQPDSFTHMTELFGPVLGVMPFRKLEQAIRIVNATGFGLTSGLESLDDREQELWREQIQAGNLYINRSTTGAIVLRQPFGGLGKSAFGPGIKAGGPHYVASLMKLRDQIDHPQMFNAHRFELPALQSMRENLKTPEASALIERCGGEDATESVIDRLQTALASYDRWATEEYRQQHDSVRLVGQDNWRRYRPIAALRIGISAADGPLDIVRCIAAAHAAGCRITLSHRPGEALALVDVIEFLTDDWAARIEMIEETTQQWIDAIEQGEVLRIRMTHAAAIDPAVREAANQHNVYICQTPVLSDGRYELLHYVREQSVCVDYHRYGNLGRRSEEARRHVL
- a CDS encoding amino acid aminotransferase, whose product is MFETIQTAPPDSILGLSEAFQKDPNPAKINLSVGVYKDTSGQTPVLRCVKQAEETLLKTETTKGYLGIDGLPEYRQHVHGLVFGEQVPASQVAVVQTPGGTGALRVAADFIATQLRPARVWLSNPTWANHNAIFAAAGVQVETYSYLNAEKTGLDFDSMLDDLKTKSHNGDVVLLHACCHNPTGVDPTAEQWAQIAEVVRERGLLPLVDFAYQGFGQGITEDAVGIRTLLETCDEMLVASSFSKNFGLYSERVGGLSLVAKNPEEATAAMSQLKCIVRTNYSNPPRHGGAIVATVLGNPELTATWHEEVAEMRDRIAAMRSQFVTQMHQRQSKRDFSFLLSQSGMFSFSGLNPMQVDQLRNEYAIYIVGSGRINVAGMTDENLPRLCDAVAAVL
- a CDS encoding NUDIX hydrolase, whose protein sequence is MPTNQPVELPLPVQPMTRLGEQRSRTRSAYNQASVGLAYGRHAGPVPGDARQAAVLIMLAWDGAQWNLPLTKRPTSLRHHGGQICFPGGRLEAGESAVEAAVREFDEELGIVPDDLQILGRLSTMHVYASHNVVTPIVATTRQTMQFRLDPVEVAQAIMLPWDALTDESRWTMRSMQRPIFRNREVVDSFTFRYRALQFGEHLIWGATAMMLAELCQVGYR